TCGTGATGCGGTCTTTGAGAGTGTTTTACAGATTGTGGCCAAAAACCCCCGCACAATTGTCCTCACCAATGATATGGGAGCCATGGGATTAAGCCAGATTCAAGAATTGTATCCTCGGCAAGTTTTAAATGTGGGAATTAGTGAGCAAAATATGATGAGTGTGGCGGCCGGAATGGCACTTTCCGGGTATGTGGTTTTTGTCTATGGAATTGCCTCTCATATCACGACGCGGTGTTATGAACAGTTGAAATTGGATGTGTGTGCCTTAAAGGTTCCGGTCATCCTTCTGGGAATGGGGCCCGGCTTGTCATACGGGATGGATGGACCCACCCATCATGCGACACATGACTGTGCTCTCCTCCAAACACTATCAGGCATGACCATTTATCTGCCTGCAGATGGCGTAGCCATCAAGGCCATGGTAGAGCAGGCCTACCAGAGTGGAACGCCCGCCTATATCCGGATCGATAAGGACCCCTATGAACCGATATATGCCCCCAATGAACATGATTTCAGTTTAGGACTGGAAACGATTCAACAGGGGGAATCCCTTTGTGTGGTGACCAACGGAATCATGGTTGCCAGGGTGCGAGAAGCGGCAAGAGAATTGCTGGAAGAAGGTATCGAAGTCGCTCTTGTGGATTTATATCGAATGAATCCTTGCAACGAGGCCAGACTCTGGGAAGCGTGTCGAAGCGCTCAAGCCATTGTGACGGTGGAGGAACATGGTCGGACCGGAGGGATTGGAAGTTTGGTTGGGAGACTGTTAAGTGAGCGGGGCCACGCTATTCCTTTCTGCGGGCTTTCGCTGGGTGATGAAATGTTGTTTGGTTCCGCGAGTCGAACCTGGGCCTATGGGCAATATGGCTTGGAAAAGGAAAGCCTGAAAAACACGTTTCGGCAAATGGCCCTGTTACCCACGACGGTCTGATTTTTCTTCTATCGATTGAAGTAAGGATATTCATAGTGAAGCCGAGTTCCTCCTTTTATTTCGGAAAACGGGTTCTGGTTTCTGGAGGCACGGGGATGATCGGTATTCCCCTTGTTCGAGCCTTGTTGGAACTGGGGGCTCAGGTGACCGTGGTGTCCCTGGAGCAGGAAGGTTATGCGAGAGCCGTATTAGGCCCTTCAGTTGCCTTCTTTAGGGGCGATCTGACTTGTTATGACACATGCGAAAAAGCTGTGAAAGGACAGGATTATGTTTTTAATTTGGTTGGAATCAAAGGGTCCGTCGGTATAGGGGTGAAACGAGCAGCCAGTTATTTTGTGCCCATGCTTCGATACCAATCCAATCTATTAGAAGCCGCATTTCGAGAAGGAGTCTCCCGGTATCTTTTTGTGAGCAGTATTTGCGCCTATCCACCAGCGACAATTCATGTGGAGGACAACGTCTGGAATGGTCTTCCAAAACAAAATGACCGGTACGCCGGAATTGCGAAACGGATCGGCGAACTTGAAGCCGAAACCTACCTGCACGAATATAATTGGGAGGCGGTCCGAGTGGTCCGGCCCTCAAATGTGTATGGTCCGCTTGATGACTTTAATCCAGCTACGGGACAGGTGATTCCGGCTCTCATTCGGAGAGTAATGGATGGAGAGTCTCCCGTTCGTATTTGGGGAGATGGATCTGCCATACGAGATTTTATTTTTGTCGAAGATGTAGTTGAGGGATTTTTGCAGGGAATGGAGCATGCTCCGCCATGTTTTCCTATTAATTTGGGTAGTGGCGTTCCGACCACTATCAGACAATTAGCTGAAACCATTGTGGCTGAAAGTCGGGTCTCCACTGAAATTGAGTGGGATCCCTCAAAACCGTCCGGTGACCCTGTCCGGTTGTTATCGATGGAACGGGCGGAAGTCACCATTGGATTCCATCCAAAAATCTCTCTCAGAGAAGGGATTCGTCAAACTATTCACTGGTATAGAGAAAATCGGGAACTCGCCCATGAGCGGAAAAACCTTCTTAGCGCCTAAAAACAGGAAGCGGAAAACCGAAGGACTTTCCAAGCCTCGATTTGTACCCGGGTTGGGAGATCTGGTTGATCGTTTAACCGTAGATCAACTGAAGGAAGCGTTCCATGAATCGATTCGGACAGCGGTCAGAATCGAAATCGCTGATTTGGAACATGATATTGATGGATGGGCTGATCGACATCAGATCAAATTGTCAGGGCGGAACGTCCGGATCATCATTGTGCTTGCCCAAATCAATTATGAAATCTGGATGTGTAAAGAAGGCATGATGGCCGAACCCAAACGATACGATCAGTGGTTGAAACGGGCTCATCAATTAAATGGCATCAGAAATCAGATGAAAAATCTTCTTTTAGCCGGGGTGAAATCGGGAACCAGAGTGTGTCCGGCGAGTAATGTCTCGGTGGATGATTTAAAAGATTGGAATATCCAGCTATAACCATAGGCTTGCACGATGCTTTTAAAAAAATTAGGCCAATCTGACATAGAAATTTCCGCTATCGGTCAAGGGACCGGGATTCATCATTCCCTGACAAACCGGGAAGCACATCGGCAACTTGAATCCACGATCCGGGCCGGAATTGATATGGGATTAACTTTTATTGATACGGCGCCTGTGTATGGTGATGGAGAGTCTGAAGCGGTAATTGGTAAGGCCTTGAAGGGGATTCGGAATCGTGCGGTGCTGGCGACAAAGGTCTCTCCTGAGAACTTATCTTCAAAAGGCATTAAATCCTCGGTTCAGGAGAGTCTCAGGCGTTTGCAAACAGACCGGATTGACCTTCTCCAAATCCACTGGCCCAATCCTCAAATCCCCATCTCGGATACACTGGTGGGTTTGGAGAAAACGGTACAGGAGGGTTTGGTCCGAAATGTGGGAATTTGCAATTTTTCATTCAATGACACTTTAGAGATACATCACCGATTAACTCCAAACCTTCTGGCTTCTGTTCAGGTCGAATATAACTTGTTCGATCGAAGTATTGAACGGGAATTCCTCCAATATGGGGAACGAGTTGGAATCAGCATTATCGCCTATAGTCCTCTTCATTGTGGACGTTTTGTAGCAAATCGGAAGCAGTATGCTGTTCTTCAGGAGATAGCGAATAAATACCATAAAACTCCAGCTCAAATTGTTTTGAGGTGGTTAATTGGGCATCGCCCAGTTGTGGTGATTCCGAATACCACGAATTGTCAACGAATGAAGGAAAACGCGGAAAGTATAAATTTTAATCTAAAAGACGAGGATGCCCGATATCTTGAAGGACAATGTACCGGACATTTTCTAAAGATTCCTCCTAGATCCATACAAGTCGCTGATGACTCAGGACGTTCGGTCTATCGAACCCTCGAAGACGCTCTTAAAAATGCCATGAATTGCGTACCTAGTCCGCAAGAATTGGCCCAACAAATTTCGGCAGGGGATTTTTTGAAACCGGTTCGTCTTCGCCCGGCTAGTTCTTCCCATGACCGGTTTGAGCTCTTGGAAGGCCGAATCCGGTATTGGGCATGGGTCATTGCCCACGGTTTCGAAAAGCCCCTACCCGCGCTGGTGGAAGATTTCTCCTGATAGCCTTGTGAGGAATTTATGATTGCCACTCTTCCACTCACGCAGAATCACAAGCACCATGGGATCCTTCATCAAGAAGATTTTGAAGCCCTATTTGGGGAGGCGCCCGGAACGCTCTTTCAGGAATGTCAGGAATTGGTAGGACATCATGATTTGCGTTATGACGTTTTACAGGGGGCTTCCCGTGATCAGGTTTTGCTTCGAGTGTTGAATACCCTTGACCAGGATCTGGAAGTCGCAGGGAAGCATCGTAAGCAGCGTTGGGAAGATGGATGGGCAGAGAATCTGATGGATTTCCAACGCACAGGATATGATTTAGCTGCATTAATCCCAAAATTTGTGAGACCCCAGGAAATCATCCGATTAAAGGGTGAGTATGTCCGACCGGTTTCCTCTCATTTCGAAACCAGTTTTGTCGAAATTCTACGCCACTGGATGTTTAAAAAATGGTTTCATGACGTTGACCATATTTACGAGTTTGGTTGTGGAACCGGCCATAATTTAGTCGATGCAGCTTTCATGTTTCCAGGCCGTCCCTTGTATGGGTTGGATTGGTCCCAATCCTCTCAAGCGATTCTTCTCCTGTTGAGAGAAAAGCATGGATTTAATGTCGTTGGTCGGGAATTTAACATGTTGGAACCTGATGAATCGTTTGATCTGTATCCTCGGAGCGGGGTGTTCACCGTTGGCGCCATGGAGCAATTGGGCTGTCAGTACCATGCTTTCGTGAACTATCTTCTTAGGCAACGCCCTTCTATTTGCATACACGTGGAAACCCTGTATGAGCTCTACGATCAGAACGTCCTGTTTGATTACGTCGCAGCTAAGTATC
Above is a window of Candidatus Nitrospira neomarina DNA encoding:
- a CDS encoding aldo/keto reductase, which gives rise to MLLKKLGQSDIEISAIGQGTGIHHSLTNREAHRQLESTIRAGIDMGLTFIDTAPVYGDGESEAVIGKALKGIRNRAVLATKVSPENLSSKGIKSSVQESLRRLQTDRIDLLQIHWPNPQIPISDTLVGLEKTVQEGLVRNVGICNFSFNDTLEIHHRLTPNLLASVQVEYNLFDRSIEREFLQYGERVGISIIAYSPLHCGRFVANRKQYAVLQEIANKYHKTPAQIVLRWLIGHRPVVVIPNTTNCQRMKENAESINFNLKDEDARYLEGQCTGHFLKIPPRSIQVADDSGRSVYRTLEDALKNAMNCVPSPQELAQQISAGDFLKPVRLRPASSSHDRFELLEGRIRYWAWVIAHGFEKPLPALVEDFS
- a CDS encoding NAD-dependent epimerase/dehydratase family protein; its protein translation is MKPSSSFYFGKRVLVSGGTGMIGIPLVRALLELGAQVTVVSLEQEGYARAVLGPSVAFFRGDLTCYDTCEKAVKGQDYVFNLVGIKGSVGIGVKRAASYFVPMLRYQSNLLEAAFREGVSRYLFVSSICAYPPATIHVEDNVWNGLPKQNDRYAGIAKRIGELEAETYLHEYNWEAVRVVRPSNVYGPLDDFNPATGQVIPALIRRVMDGESPVRIWGDGSAIRDFIFVEDVVEGFLQGMEHAPPCFPINLGSGVPTTIRQLAETIVAESRVSTEIEWDPSKPSGDPVRLLSMERAEVTIGFHPKISLREGIRQTIHWYRENRELAHERKNLLSA
- a CDS encoding transketolase family protein, whose protein sequence is MVHDFRDAVFESVLQIVAKNPRTIVLTNDMGAMGLSQIQELYPRQVLNVGISEQNMMSVAAGMALSGYVVFVYGIASHITTRCYEQLKLDVCALKVPVILLGMGPGLSYGMDGPTHHATHDCALLQTLSGMTIYLPADGVAIKAMVEQAYQSGTPAYIRIDKDPYEPIYAPNEHDFSLGLETIQQGESLCVVTNGIMVARVREAARELLEEGIEVALVDLYRMNPCNEARLWEACRSAQAIVTVEEHGRTGGIGSLVGRLLSERGHAIPFCGLSLGDEMLFGSASRTWAYGQYGLEKESLKNTFRQMALLPTTV
- a CDS encoding class I SAM-dependent methyltransferase; this encodes MIATLPLTQNHKHHGILHQEDFEALFGEAPGTLFQECQELVGHHDLRYDVLQGASRDQVLLRVLNTLDQDLEVAGKHRKQRWEDGWAENLMDFQRTGYDLAALIPKFVRPQEIIRLKGEYVRPVSSHFETSFVEILRHWMFKKWFHDVDHIYEFGCGTGHNLVDAAFMFPGRPLYGLDWSQSSQAILLLLREKHGFNVVGREFNMLEPDESFDLYPRSGVFTVGAMEQLGCQYHAFVNYLLRQRPSICIHVETLYELYDQNVLFDYVAAKYLEKRKYLQGLLGTLKTFEQEGRVEILGTIRTFGSLYHDGYSMVIWKPVEEKM